One stretch of Cygnus atratus isolate AKBS03 ecotype Queensland, Australia unplaced genomic scaffold, CAtr_DNAZoo_HiC_assembly HiC_scaffold_119, whole genome shotgun sequence DNA includes these proteins:
- the LOC118261538 gene encoding alcohol dehydrogenase 1-like isoform X3, whose translation MIVATGICRTDDHVLGGDFTDTDFPIIPGHEGAGIVESIGEGVTSVKPGDKVILFGLPQCGECCFCKNPDSNYCLKSHLSVSQCLLPDKTSRFTCRGKQIHHFLWISTFAEYTVVPDFSLAKVDAAAPLDKVCLLGCGFSTGYGAAINTAKVKPGSTCAVFGLGGVGLSVVMGCKAAGASRIIAVDINKEKFARAKELGATECISPRDFKKPVQEVLTEMTGYGVDYSFEVIGTADTAAAALASCNMNTGVCVVVGELPSGSVVPIDPLLLLSGRTCKGTLLGGWKMRDAIPKLVSSYLEKKFNSDLLITHTLPIAKINEGFELLRAGKSIRTILLF comes from the exons ATG ATAGTGGCCACAGGGATTTGTCGCACAGATGACCACGTTCTGGGAGGTGACTTTACTGATACAGATTTCCCAATCATCCCTGGCCATGAAGGAGCTGGGATTGTGGAGAGCATTGGAGAAGGAGTGACCTCTGTGAAACCAG GAGACAAAGTCATCCTCTTTGGCCTTCCTCAGTGCGGGGAATGCTGCTTCTGCAAGAATCCTGACTCCAACTACTGCCTGAAGTCACA CCTCTCCGTGTCACAGTGCCTGCTGCCCGACAAGACCAGCAGGTTCACGTGCCGAGGGAAACAGATCCACCACTTCCTCTGGATCAGCACCTTTGCAGAGTACACTGTTGTGCCGGACTTCAGCCTTGCCAAGGTAGATGCTGCTGCCCCTCTGGACAAAGTCTGCTTGCTGGGCTGCGGTTTCTCCACAGGCTACGGGGCTGCCATCAACACCGCCAAG GTAAAGCCGGGCTCCACCTGCGCCGTCTTCGGCCTCGGAGGAGTTGGCCTCTCCGTTGTCATGGGCTGCAAGGCGGCCGGGGCTTCTCGCATCATCGCCGTTGATATCAACAAGGAGAAATTTGCCAGGGccaaggagctgggagccaCCGAGTGCATCAGCCCTCGGGACTTCAAGAAGCCTGTTCAGGAGGTGCTCACCGAGATGACCGGGTACGGCGTGGACTACTCCTTTGAGGTCATCGGGACAGCTGATACCGCA gctgctgccctggccTCTTGCAATATGAACACTGGTGTCTGCGTGGTGGTTGGAGAATTACCTTCTGGTTCAGTGGTTCCCATCGATCCTTTGCTTCTGCTAAGTGGCCGTACCTGTAAAGGGACTCTGCTTGGAG GCTGGAAGATGAGAGATGCCATCCCCAAACTAGTCTCCAGCTATCTGGAGAAGAAATTTAACTCTGACTTGCTGATCACGCACACGCTGCCGATCGCTAAAATCAACGAGGGCTTTGAATTGTTACGCGCGGGCAAAAG CATCCGCACCATCCTGCTCTTCTGA